The genomic interval CTGGTTCATCGACTGGAGCTGTTCGAGCTGCTCGTCGAGCGTGGCGTTCGACGCGTTCTGGAGCTCCCCGTTCAGCGTCTGGAGTTCGCCGCCGAGTTCGCGGAGGCGTTCACCCTGCGCCTGGAGCTCCTCACCGCGCTCCTGCAGGTCACTGTACTGGTCGCGGAGCACGCCCTGGGTCCCCAGCTGGTAGGCCTGTTCGACCTGCGACTGGTTCTGGGCGTTGCGGACGCCCTGTGCGGCCTGCTGGAACGTCCCGTAGTCCTCCTGGTCGAGTTCGACGCTCGTGTTCGAGCGCACCTGCTCGAACGCCGCCTCGACGGAGGCGTTCGGGTTCTGCTGGAGCATCCCCAGTGCGCGCTGGAGGTCCGCCGCGGTCGCGTTGAGCGTGTCGCTGCGGTTCTGGAGGGCCGCGCGCTCCTGGGAGACGGTGGCGTTGAGCTGCTGGAACTCCGCGTTCGTGCGCTGGAGTTCGCCGCCGACCTGCTGTTGCATGGCGGTCGTCGCCACGATGTTCGGGAGGCCGACGATGGAGTCGTTCTCCACCAGCGTCCCCTCGATGGTCTCGTTGGTCTGGAGCCGCTGTTCGAGTTCGAGGATGCCGACCATCGACTCCTTGTCGAGGACGTTGTCGTCCCTCGCGATGAGCTGTACCGACGTCGTGTTCTCCGCGCCGGTCGAGAAGTTGCCCTGGATGTAGGTGAGCTTCTGAGACTCGGGGGAGTCGCTCTGGAACTGGTCGAGCGACGACGACTGCTCGATCATCCCGGCACCCGCGCCGAGGACGACGGTCAACACGAGCATCACCGCGATGGCGATGCGGGTGTGTCCGGCCACCGCGTCGACGAACCGGTCGAAGCGGCTCACGGAAGCACCTCACACGTCGGCGAATAATTGTGTAGTATCATACTGACAGCGTTGTTGTTCGGTCGCTACTAACAAGTAGAGATATATGAATACATCGGAACTGGTCGAGGGGTCCGGCGAGTCAGAACGACCACCACACGGGCCAGAACGCCCCGATTCCGTGATATCGGTGTCGGCAGTCGGGAGACGGTCGTGCGATACAGCGGTCCGCTGGTCCCTCGGTCTCTTCGGGACCCGGTCCTCGCGGGACCCATCCTCGCAGAAGACGCAGTTCTCCCGGAAGCCTCAGTCGTCGGTCGCCGCGACGGTCGGCGGCGAGTCGTCGACCACGCCCTCCGCCCACCGGCCGCGGAGGAACCACGCCGTCGCGGCGAGCATGCTGAGGACGTTCGACGCAGCGACGGCGTACCAGACGCCGGTCGCGCCCATGTCGAACCACCGGAGGAACGCGTAGGCGAGCGGGAGGCGGAACACCCACAGCGAGACGATGGCGAACGCCATCGCGGTCCGGGTCGACCCGCTCCCGCGGAACCCGCCCTGGACGACCTGAAACACGCCGATGAACAGGAACGTCGGGCCGATGATGCGGAGGTAGTCCGCACCGATGGCGATGACGTCGGGCGCGCCGGGGATGAACACCGCCGTGATGGGTTCGGCGAACGCGTAGGCGACGACGCCGAGGAGCGCGAGCACGACGGCGATGATGGCCGAACTGTAGCCGACGGCGCGTTTCGCGCGGTCGGCCTGGCCGGTGCCGAGGTTCTGCCCGACCACCGTCTCCGTCCCGCGCGCGAGGCCGAGCGCCGGGAGGAAGACGAGCGAGTTGATGCGGTTCCCGATGCCGAGCGCGGCGACGGCGTCGTCGCCCGCGAACGCGACCAGCGCGGTCAGCACCATGATGCCGAGCGCTCGCGTGGACTGCTCGACGCTCGCTGGGGCGCCCAGCGAGACGATGCGCTTGACCATCTCGGGGTCGAGTCGCAGGTCGTCGACCGAGAGGTGGATGCCCACCGCGCCGGAGAACAGCCACGCCATCGCCAGCACCGTGGCGACGCCCCGCGAGAACACGGTGGCGATGGCCGCCCCCTGGACGCCGAACCCGGCGAACCCGGTGAGGTCGAACAGCCACGTCTGGAGACCGTCCAGACCGAGCGACGTGAGGAGGACGTTCCCCTCGAACCCGAGCACGAGGAACGGGTCGAGGAACACGTTCAGCGCGACGCTGAGCGCCATCAGGTAGAGCGGCGTCCGGGTGTCGCCCCAGCC from Halomarina salina carries:
- a CDS encoding MATE family efflux transporter, giving the protein MSGRDVDVTGGDLLKPLVVLALPIVLAQLLQVGYNVADTFWVGRLGQEAVSALSYSFPVVFLMISVAGGFTVAGTVLVAQNKGAGNDDRVNYVAGQTIAFVFLVAAGFSVLGYVLSPWLMSLVGASPGSLEYALAVEYTRTIFVGIVFMFGFFVFQALLQGWGDTRTPLYLMALSVALNVFLDPFLVLGFEGNVLLTSLGLDGLQTWLFDLTGFAGFGVQGAAIATVFSRGVATVLAMAWLFSGAVGIHLSVDDLRLDPEMVKRIVSLGAPASVEQSTRALGIMVLTALVAFAGDDAVAALGIGNRINSLVFLPALGLARGTETVVGQNLGTGQADRAKRAVGYSSAIIAVVLALLGVVAYAFAEPITAVFIPGAPDVIAIGADYLRIIGPTFLFIGVFQVVQGGFRGSGSTRTAMAFAIVSLWVFRLPLAYAFLRWFDMGATGVWYAVAASNVLSMLAATAWFLRGRWAEGVVDDSPPTVAATDD